ATCCAGTGCCTTAGCTATGGACCAATCCTGGAACAGAGCACAGAGTTTGCCCATACGCGTGCTATCCCCAGGAGCCAGCTTCGTGTGCCACGGCTTTGTAGGATCAATCAAGACTTCGCCGAGCTGGTACATACCCCGATCCGCAGTGTAAGACTGAGTAACTGCTCTCAACCACTGATAGAGAAGATCGTCCTCATAACTCGACTCGTCAGTGTTGAATTGCTGCAATAGATAGACTGCAAACAACCTCCACATCCCGTACGGATTAAGGGCATCGTAGCCCTGCCCAAGAAGGCTTTGGCCACACGGAAGGTCGTACTGGAGCTGCCACAAGTAGCTGCTGTCCGGCGCCACGCCAGAAAGATACTCCGCTGCCGTTGAGAAGAACTCGTTCGGCCAGCCTGTGCTCTGCATGCCTGTATTTGAGCGAAAACACATGTGCTGGTACTCATGATTAAACCTCAGATTGCAGGCCCTGCCTGACTTGTACCAATTGGGATTCCCCGCGTCTAACCCGTAGGGGCCATCGTAACCCTGAAGGCTGTTAAAGTGGTAGGCTGTGATCGTGCTTGTACTGTCCTCGTCCCAGTCCCAGAAACCTGATGGATACAGTCCAACACACGTGGTCCAATCACCCGGCAACTCGGCCTCGTTACCGGCAAGATAAAAGTCAACGTGGTTCTCCTCTGATGAGTCGGGATAGCCGAGATTGAAAAGGACGTTCGACGGATCCTCCCCGGGCCGCTGGCCATACGGATAATCCGGCCGCGCAAAATAGTTGTAGATGAGTGCAAAATCGTGATAGGGTAGACCGAATTCATTATCCCACAGTCCGTCAAGCTCCCAGAGTAAATCATCCACTGCCTGCTCCGTGTCTCCCACTACTGCTCCGATCCTCGACAGAACCACAGGTGAAAGCAGAAGATTGAAGTCATACTGGATCCGTTCCTCGCTCGAATGGTGATACGGAGCGAAGTTGAATGTCGTATCTATTGTTGCTTCGCTAGACTGAGGACCCGCCGGGAAGGTGATCCCGGTACCGTGTCCTCCAATAGCCAGGAGACTCGGAGGAAAAAGAAGGAAAATCGCGACAACAAGCAGAAACAAAGCAAATATCAGTGCACCTCGCCTGTACATGACTGCCCCCTCCTGTCAGCGCGCGACCTGTCAGCTATAACAATCGATGTGAAAACCTGTCAGCGCAATACAACTAACTTCTGGACGCCACCTCTGGCACGCCCTCCTGCCAAGAAACGAGCAAAGTAGACCCCGGGTCTCACCTCCTTACCCTTCTCGTCCCTTCCGTCCCACAATACCTCTCCCTCTCCCCCAGGACACTCTATGCGCCTCACTAACCTCCCGGATATATCCATAACCTCGAACTCCGCCTCTCTCCTGGCCCCCGCGTAATAACCCAACATGAAACCCACACCTGACGGATTGGGCCTCACTCCAATAAAACCTGCTCTCGTACCTCCCTCACACGGCTTCACCAACACCGGTCCCGCTTCCTCGCACAACTCCACAAAAGGCGACTCTACGTCCAACCAGTATCGATACCTCCTGCCCAACTCCACCGTGCTGTCTACAAAACTCTCAACGTCCACCAATGGCTCTACCGTGTACACCAGCTCCCTCTCCCCCTCTGCATCAGGCTCTCCACAACCACCTGCGTCTGCACGATACACCTCGAACCTCACCTGCCCCCGACAGCTCCACTCAACCACCACCCGCTCTCCCTCTACACGAGCGCTGAAACCCTTGACCCACGGCTCGTACAGAAAATCATCAGAATACCGAGCCCAAATGTCATAGTCGCTCCCACTGGGACCACCGCTCCGCCTCCACACTACCCACACCCTACCTCCTCCTACACCCACGTCCGGCCACCCATCTAGTGCCACAAGCTCGCTGTCAGGCTCCGTCACCAACTCCTCCCCCTTCCACCAGCAACCCGACCAACGGCTTATGTACACGTCCCCACGATACACGTTGTTATGATCTTCCCTCGGCCACACTACTACAGGCCCACCGTCCACAGTGCCGCTCATCATGGGCTTGTAGTCCCACTCACTCGGAACTGCGTGAGGTAACGGTATGGGACCGCTGATACTCCAGCCCTCACCATCCCAAAAAGCTCCACGAATATCGGAAGTGCTGTCAAGGTACACTATCCAGGGGCCCTCACCGCCGCTGAAACATATCGAAGGACCACGGCCCTTAATGGAGAGAAGGGACTCCGACCAACCTGTGTCACCCCGATAGATGCAGTGAAGCGTATCTATATAGTCCATCGCTTGCCATACAACCCAAGGTACACCTGCGTCAAACACCGCTATGTCTGGATACCCGTCCTGAATCTCCGGATGATCTATGTGCTCCAATGATGACCATATCCCATCCACACGACTGCGGAAGAAGAGATCGTAGTCATACTTCGTCCCCCTCTTCACAGGGGTGCTTATCACCCCCCAAACCAACATCGTGTCCACGCACGCCATCTCATAGATCTGTCCTTCCCCGCCTCCCGCATACAGCGTCTCGGGCTCACACCAGCCTGCACCGGCCCAGTGCGTCGTCAACACGTCACAGTAAGGCGACGTCCCTCCTCGATACCGCTCCCAAATCACCCACGGAATGCCATCTCCCCCAATCGACGCTCCCCCCAACCATGCATCCTTCTGCACATTGTCCGGGTGCACCCTCTCCTCGGGCGTCCAACCATCCCCTGTCCAACGAGAGTACATAATCTCAAAATCACCCTGACTAGCGTCAATACCCATCCAAAACACCCAAGCCGTCCCCACACTGTCAACTACCACCCTTACGCTCAAGTCGTCAGAGGTATCCTCCACATTAACCTGCATCTCAGGACTCCACATGGCTGCAAAAACGGAAGATGCTGTTGAAAGGAGAAAAGCGCAAGACAGAACAGAGGTTGTCAAGAGCAGTACTGTGCGGTCGAGCAGATGTGTGCGGCTAACACCGCGGCCAAGCCAGCGGTCACGCCCACGGCCGTGATCGCCTCTGGAACCCAGCCTCCCGCCTTGCCTGCGTGAAATAGCCCCCTCACGAGCGGACCACATGTCACAAACCTCGAGTGAAACCAATGCACACTCCGCCGTAAATCAAACTTCTGCCGCAGCACAAAGCTAGCGCTCCCACCGCTCTCTGTCAACACATTTCTGAGAGTACAGGATGACCCCGCATTGACCGTGCTGTGCCTTGCGAACGCATAACGCGGGCGGCCAATTGGGATGTCTTACCACACGCCGATGTGCGTTGACACGACAGCGGTAGCGTTGGATAATCGCTTGAGGCCGGCGAAAACAGAGGCCGCGACGGAGACTGAACCCGAAAAATGGACCCGATGCCGACAATGTCACAATCGCGCAGGGAACTTCTCAAAGAGAAGCTCGGCGAGCTCTATCTGAGCTACGATGCAGGTTATGTAGACTCGGACCCTATCCAATTTCCACACAGGTACGGCGACGCTCGTGACAAGGAGGTAGCCGGCTTCATTGCTTCCGCACTTGCGTACGGAAGTGTCGCGACGATCAAGAAAGACTTGGAGATAGTATTCACAGTCCTGGGGGCCGATCCATACGATGCAGTGCTCACGGCAAGACCCAACGAATTGCTCTCTGCTCTCGGGGGATTCAAGCATCGCTTCACCACCGCCAGGCACCTGGCCTGGTTTCTTCTCGCTACAAAGGAAATCCTGTCCAAGCACGGGAGTCTCAAAGCGTTCTTTCTCGAGGGATACTCGAAAGACGCGCCGACTATCAGGGATTCCTTGGGTTCTTTCGCGGGAAGGTTCCTTCGATACGGAGGCCGGACGATTTATCGCAGCGTTGAGGATGCGCGAGACGACGGGGCGCTCTTTCTTGTCCCCTCGCCACTGACCGGCAGCGCCTGCAAGCGGCTCAACCTTTTCCTCCGGTGGATGGTTAGGACCGCCGACAAAATCGATTTTGGCCTCTGGCCGGAGGTAAGTCCTTCGCAGCTTGTGATTCCTCTCGATACTCATGTGGCTCGTCTTTCTCATTACTTGGGACTTACGAGGCGCAAAACGAGCGATTGGAAGACGGCGGAGGAGATCACGCAAGCCCTCAAGACGCTTGACCCGCGGGATCCTTTGAAATATGATTTCTCTCTTACGAGACTCGGTATTCTGCGGGACTGCGTGGTCAGGAAGAATGACACAAAATGCAGAGAATGTCTGCTTGTCGGGATTTGTGAAAGAGGAGCCGCAGTCGCGAGAGGAAGGGCGCAGGGAGCGAGCTGAGGGACGTTCGGGCAGCTAATCGGGAGAAAAACCTCGTATGAATTCTCTTGCAAGGTTCTTGAGACACAGTTTCCTCGCGGGGATCCTCGTGATAGTCCCTCTGGGCGTGACCTATCTCATCCTGAAACTGGTGTTCAATGCCGTTGACAACATCCTGGCCCCATACATCGAACGGCTTATCGGACTTGACATTCCAGGGCTCGGCGTTGCCGCTACGATAGTGCTGGTGTTTCTGGCGGGGCTGGTTGCGACAAACGTTCTTGGGAAGACGCTGCTCAACTATTTTCACAGGGGTGTGTCAAAGATTCCCGTGGTGGGTAGTGTGTACGTTTCCGCAAAGCAGGTGATAGAGGCTCTCGGCACGGCCGACACACAGTCTTTCAAGAGGGTAGTGTTCATTGAGTATCCTAGGAATGGACTTCTAATGATGGGTTTTGTTACCAGGGAGCACTACGCGGTCATTGACAAACAAGGAAACAAAACCGAGGTAATAAACGTCTTTCTTCCGACCACCCCAAACCCAACAACGGGCTTTCTCGTTGTATGTAGGTCGTCGGACGCCATAAGGGCAGGCATCACCGTGGAGCAGGGAATAAAGCTGGTCGTTTCCGGGGGTATAGTTGCGCCCCCAGAGCCACTCATGGTCGAGAGCACCGAAGCGCTGCTGAGAGAGAACGAAACGTCCGCGTGACGCTACGACCACGTTCCCGCTGATAGCCGCCGCTGATTGGGTCGCGCGACGCCGCACCGCGCTTCCCTGCGACCCGCCCCCAAGCTTTGAATCGCCCTACTTTTTTTCTGCCGGCCGCTCTGCCGCCAGTTCCGAAAGTATCTTCTCGTATCTCGGGTCAGACCTCACGTTGTTGAGGTCTGAGTCCGTGCGAGCCAAAGAACCCAATTTGGGGCTGAGTCTCAAAGCTATTTCCAGTTCCTTGAGGCTATTGTCAGCGTCACCGGCCAGCGACAAGAAGCAGGCGAGGTCGTAGTGCGCGTCGCCGTAGTCTGGTCTATATTCTACTGCTTTCCTGGCTGCTTCCACTGCTTCCTTGTACTTGCCTTGACCGTAAAGAGCGCTAGCTTCGTTCAGTCTTGACATGGCATGTTGAATCTTGAGAAGCCTGCCCAGTTCCTTAATCGGTTCGGAGTTATCGTCTACTCTCAGGTCAATATAGCGGTCGTTGAATCCTGCATATCCGCCGCTATCTCTGACCACAAAGAGCGCGGCAGATTGCTGACCCCTTGAGTCTCCACCGGCGGACTGTCCGGCTTCGAGCGCGGCCAGGAGTCTGTCGGCCAGCTCACCTTTCGCTTTCTCGAATGCCTCGCCCATTGCCGCCACAACCTGCTCGCTGACAAGTATGTTTCCCTGCGCCGAGTAGTGCGTACCGGTTTTCCCGCCGGCCCAGGGATTGCAGCCCTTTCCGGTGTACGTGGCCGCGTTTCCCTCTGCGTCCACAATACCAACCTGACGCCTGTCTCTTCCTTCGTCCGCGGACGTGAGTGCTTCAATGACTTCGGCCGGAGTTTTTCCGCTTGCCAGGAGCTCAAGGCCTTTCGGACCGTAAGTGGTGTTACCAAACGCCTGCGTGGCGATTGCACCGACACCGGCCTTGGCCCACGGCACAACGGAGCCGACCGCGAAAAACTTGGACTCTACCGCCACGCCCAGGTCCTTCGTCTCCGGGTCGTAGGCTACGATGGAAAACGTAGCCACGGGTACCTGATGAAAGGGAGGCGCAGGCAGAATGGCCGGCGCCATCGCAGGAGCCAGAACGGCCACAATTGCAGAGACCAAGACCAAGAGTGTGAAAAGTGAACAGCGTGACATTTTGCCTCCCTCCTCGAACGGGGCCATGAATCGACGGTGGCGGCGAGTCTGTCTGGAACCTGCCGAAAAAGTTAACAAACAGCGGGAGCCGGGTCAACATGCTTTTGCCGGTCGGAGCGAAAGTCGCTGCGTCTCTGCGCGTGTACTCAGGCATGCATCTTCAGTTGCGGTAGCGTTCCTGTGTGGGGAGGAAGGCGGCTTTGGTGACCACCTTGGAGAGCATTCTGGCGTGTGTTTCCTCGAGTCCTGCAATCTCTCTCTCGAGTTGTCTTGCCGACAACTTTTTCTTTCTATTCTGAATCGAGCGCAGAAGTTCGCGGAATTCCTTACCCGTTAGGGCCTCTCTCTTCACAAGAATGTCCTTCAATTTGAACAATTCATAATAGTGCGACGTGAGCACGTCGAGCGCTCGCTTTTCTGCTTCGAGCACCATGAAGTCGATCTGTCGTCTCAGAGCTTCTCTGTCGTGTTCTTTGTCGGGCAGCACGTAGCCGTTTCCGAACCCTATCTCCGTTACTGCGTAGTCCAGGAGATCCCTGAGCACCTGAAGATCGCTCGAGGCGCCGTCGGTCTTTTCGTTCTCGGGGTACATCAGTTCCTCCGCAACCCGGCCGCCGATGAGCGTGGCGATTCCGTCGAGGAGCATGTCCTTGCTCATCAGGTATCTGCCCTCTCTTTGATAGGGCCTCGTGTAACCGAGTTGCTCCCCCTTGCCCACGATTGATATCTTGGCCACCGGGCTTGCGTTGGGCAGAAACTGGGAGACCAACGCGTGACCCAGCTCGTGGACCGCGACTATTTCTTTTTCCTTGTCCGTCAACCTGTGAGTGCTTCCGGCTCCTTCAACGATTCTGTCGAACGCCTCCCGCATCTTGTCTCCGTCGATTCCGCAGCGACAGCGTGCGGCGACCGCGAGTATTGCCGCGTCGTTGAGAAGATTCTCTATTTTTTCGGGCGTGAACCCCGCGGTGTCGCGCGCCCATCTGTCCAGATCAAGGGTTCTCTCGATGAGTTTTTTTCTTGGGTTTTGAGCGAGTACCTTTCTGCTCGTGGTAGTGTAGATTCGGAAAATTTCGAGTCTTGCCTTGAAATCCGGTTTGTCAATGGGCAAGACTCTGCCGAATCTCTCGTGTCTCAGAAGCGAGGGGTCCGGTGCCTCCGGGTTACTCGTGGCTCCTATGATCAGCACGTCGTCGGCGCCGGCGAAACCTTCGAACAGCGCGCGGAGGGCAAAGGTGGCGTAATCCTGCCCCGCAGCAGGAGCGGGCAGTACTTCGTCCACCAAGATGACGAGAGGAGAGTTTTCCTTGAGCGCCGCAATCGCCTGTGCCATGCCTTCCGAGCCGAGCTCGCCGTACATTGCCACGAGATCCGTTGCATCTATCTTGAGCATGGGCACACCGGCTTCGCCGGCCATTGCGATTGCAAGGGAGGGCTTGCCGGCACCGTGGGGTCCCTTGAGTAGCACACCCTTCGGCAGTCTCGCCCCGATTTCTCTGAATCTGGAAGGAGTCCTGAAGAATGCGACGAATCTCATCAGCTCCCTCTTTGCGTCAATGTTTCCTCCGACGTCCTTGAACCTGAGAGAGGGCCTGAACTTCTTGAGCGTGAACTTGGGGCTTGAGGTCTTTTGCTCGGACACCACCCCGTCCCCGAGGGTTCTTTCCTGCCGCAGATCAGACTCGGGAACGTCGACTGAAACCGTCGTGGCTATTTCGTACGCTCTTTTCATGAATTCCGAGAAGAATTTCTTGGAGAAACTCGAGGCCATTTTCTTCATTTCTGGTTCGGCATGGAGCCCGAACGTACCCTTCTTCTGTCCGATCTGAAGCCGCGAGTACATTCTGCCCAGATACTCAGCCAGCGCCTTGACGGGATTGTGAAGCTG
The genomic region above belongs to Candidatus Eisenbacteria bacterium and contains:
- a CDS encoding TIGR02757 family protein gives rise to the protein MSQSRRELLKEKLGELYLSYDAGYVDSDPIQFPHRYGDARDKEVAGFIASALAYGSVATIKKDLEIVFTVLGADPYDAVLTARPNELLSALGGFKHRFTTARHLAWFLLATKEILSKHGSLKAFFLEGYSKDAPTIRDSLGSFAGRFLRYGGRTIYRSVEDARDDGALFLVPSPLTGSACKRLNLFLRWMVRTADKIDFGLWPEVSPSQLVIPLDTHVARLSHYLGLTRRKTSDWKTAEEITQALKTLDPRDPLKYDFSLTRLGILRDCVVRKNDTKCRECLLVGICERGAAVARGRAQGAS
- a CDS encoding DUF502 domain-containing protein — its product is MNSLARFLRHSFLAGILVIVPLGVTYLILKLVFNAVDNILAPYIERLIGLDIPGLGVAATIVLVFLAGLVATNVLGKTLLNYFHRGVSKIPVVGSVYVSAKQVIEALGTADTQSFKRVVFIEYPRNGLLMMGFVTREHYAVIDKQGNKTEVINVFLPTTPNPTTGFLVVCRSSDAIRAGITVEQGIKLVVSGGIVAPPEPLMVESTEALLRENETSA
- a CDS encoding DUF1028 domain-containing protein, giving the protein MAPAILPAPPFHQVPVATFSIVAYDPETKDLGVAVESKFFAVGSVVPWAKAGVGAIATQAFGNTTYGPKGLELLASGKTPAEVIEALTSADEGRDRRQVGIVDAEGNAATYTGKGCNPWAGGKTGTHYSAQGNILVSEQVVAAMGEAFEKAKGELADRLLAALEAGQSAGGDSRGQQSAALFVVRDSGGYAGFNDRYIDLRVDDNSEPIKELGRLLKIQHAMSRLNEASALYGQGKYKEAVEAARKAVEYRPDYGDAHYDLACFLSLAGDADNSLKELEIALRLSPKLGSLARTDSDLNNVRSDPRYEKILSELAAERPAEKK
- a CDS encoding ATP-dependent metallopeptidase FtsH/Yme1/Tma family protein encodes the protein MNANKRALNKSATKKQSGASRTGLTRDEARKMAKSLASLVVQSKPGQKDLPQIQRRQLEKLIGESIAQNMMDLSQLHNPVKALAEYLGRMYSRLQIGQKKGTFGLHAEPEMKKMASSFSKKFFSEFMKRAYEIATTVSVDVPESDLRQERTLGDGVVSEQKTSSPKFTLKKFRPSLRFKDVGGNIDAKRELMRFVAFFRTPSRFREIGARLPKGVLLKGPHGAGKPSLAIAMAGEAGVPMLKIDATDLVAMYGELGSEGMAQAIAALKENSPLVILVDEVLPAPAAGQDYATFALRALFEGFAGADDVLIIGATSNPEAPDPSLLRHERFGRVLPIDKPDFKARLEIFRIYTTTSRKVLAQNPRKKLIERTLDLDRWARDTAGFTPEKIENLLNDAAILAVAARCRCGIDGDKMREAFDRIVEGAGSTHRLTDKEKEIVAVHELGHALVSQFLPNASPVAKISIVGKGEQLGYTRPYQREGRYLMSKDMLLDGIATLIGGRVAEELMYPENEKTDGASSDLQVLRDLLDYAVTEIGFGNGYVLPDKEHDREALRRQIDFMVLEAEKRALDVLTSHYYELFKLKDILVKREALTGKEFRELLRSIQNRKKKLSARQLEREIAGLEETHARMLSKVVTKAAFLPTQERYRN